In the Limanda limanda chromosome 1, fLimLim1.1, whole genome shotgun sequence genome, one interval contains:
- the zdhhc8a gene encoding palmitoyltransferase ZDHHC8B — MPAGAAAADSLKPSAFVPVCTAALLLVGSSSLFFVFIMCVCVCVFRCPWLAVAVSPAVPPCCIILFLFVLANFTMATFMDAGVLPIANEDEDKDDEFRAPLYKNVDVRGVQVRMKWCASCHFYRPPRCSHCSVCDHCVEDFDHHCPWVNNCIGRRNYRYFFLFLLSLTVHMICIFTFGLMYVLQHKEELWKLHCTVALVVISISGLFLIPVLGLSGFHLYLVSRGRTTNEQVTGKFQGGVNPFTRGCCNNLEYMVCSPISPKYTARPRMKTVVHVQPPFLRPGVNRQMPVKVRDNGIHSLQNKKTSAEAVELSDIQPQASGPPPLPPKPEHGLLKGHQAAMDEMGHHTKTIIPVSIPTIPQLRPVLEAISRGSSPIQPEQLMKTSEQQGNSRSPDLRSASRESPRASHRGGVAVHTSTASSSLQLNSLTLNSRSLTLRHSGRHGGKSHLPDGLGSNPPLGLISSSSLLSGHSSSSNSSLSYDNVISPADPQFLAQRAAPPVGYHAHFMTLGADGTVVQRHSPHAYSPVFMGVNRQSPQPRDPSPSLQGLASRDASPSFQGFIQRDPSPGFQGLMPRDLLSQSVSSRDVPPPGLAMRDLTSHSLRDSLRDLGPQGLTNQKSAARYDSFSKTMMASIHERRETEERDRMLRLQARSQALYGQDMGVYDIPSRRSLPPENIRPPGSRGPTPPAYGSREFLMSTGILGYGMRTSPLSSSSTSSLTRGPKTSSSPLQSSSSSSLQSKGRSSSPAYCPPDRQTHGLPSSTATLPRLPSSATSSYASYATAKRSSLTYSSEGKDSVTLGALK; from the exons ATGCCCGCcggcgccgccgccgccgactCGCTGAAGCCGAGCGCCTTCGTCCCGGTGTGCACGGCCGCGCTGCTGCTGGTCGGATCCAGCTCCCTGTTCTTCGTCTTCAT catgtgtgtgtgtgtgtgtgtgttcagatgcCCGTGGTTGGCTGTCGCCGTCAGCCCTGCTGTGCCGCCATGCTgcatcatcctcttcctctttgtgctGGCCAACTTCACCATGGCAACCTTCATGGATGCTGGTGTCCTCCCAATTG CTAATGAAGACGAGGACAAAGACGATGAGTTCCGCGCTCCGCTCTACAAGAACGTGGACGTGAGGGGGGTGCAGGTGCGGATGAAGTGGTGCGCCTCCTGCCACTTCTACAGACCGCCACGCTGCTCGCACTGCAGCGTCTGCGATCACTGTGTGGAG GACTTTGATCATCACTGTCCCTGGGTGAACAACTGCATCGGGAGGCGCAACTACCGCTacttcttcctgtttctgttgTCGCTGACAGTTCACATGATCTGTATCTTCACCTTCGGCCTCATGTACGTCCTGCAACACAAGGAGGAGTTATGGAAGCTGCACTGCACTGTCGC TTTGGTCGTGATCAGTATATCGGGTCTGTTTCTGATCCCGGTCCTGGGTCTCTCCGGATTCCACCTGTACCTGGTGTCCAGAGGACGCACCACAAATGAACAA GTAACTGGGAAGTTTCAAGGTGGAGTAAACCCCTTCACCCGAGGTTGCTGTAACAACCTGGAGTATATGGTTTGCAGTCCTATCTCTCCAAA GTACACAGCACGGCCTCGCATGAAGACAGTCGTCCACGTTCAGCCTCCGTTCCTGAGGCCGGGGGTCAACAGGCAGATGCCAGTGAAAGTCAGAGACAACGGGATACACAGTCTCCAAAATAAA AAAACCTCAGCAGAAGCTGTCGAGCTGTCCGACATCCAGCCCCAAGCATCAGgtcccccccctctgccccccaaACCCGAGCACGGCCTGCTGAAGGGCCATCAAGCCGCTATGGATG AGATGGGACATCACACCAAAACCATCATTCCTGTATCAATTCCCACAATCCCACAGCTCCGGCCGGTCCTGGAGGCCATATCCAGAGGATCATCTCCCATTCAACCAGAGCAG CTGATGAAGACATCAGAGCAGCAGGGGAACAGCAGAAGTCCGGACCTCCGCTCTGCGTCCAGGGAAAGCCCACGAGCCAGCCACAGGGGGGGCGTGGCTGTCCACACAAGCACCGCCTCCAGCTCGCTGCAGCTCAACTCGCTGACACTCAACTCCCGCTCTCTCACCCTCCGGCACAGCGGCCGCCACGGTGGCAAATCCCATCTACCTGACGGGTTGGGATCCAATCCTCCGCTGggcctcatctcctcctccagcctgctGTccggccacagcagcagcagcaacagcagcctcTCCTACGACAACGTCATCAGCCCTGCGGACCCTCAGTTCCTGGCTCAGAGAGCGGCCCCCCCAGTTGGCTACCACGCTCACTTCATGACCCTGGGCGCAGACGGCACCGTGGTGCAGCGGCACTCTCCTCACGCCTACAGCCCTGTGTTTATGGGCGTCAACAGACAGTCTCCTCAGCCTCGAGACCCCTCCCCTTCTCTGCAGGGTCTCGCCTCCCGGGACGCCTCGCCCTCCTTCCAGGGTTTCATACAGAGAGACCCCTCCCCTGGTTTTCAAGGGCTGATGCCGAGAGACCTTCTCTCCCAAAGCGTGTCATCCCGAGACGTCCCCCCTCCAGGTCTGGCCATGAGGGATTTGACCTCTCACAGTCTTCGGGACAGCCTCCGTGACCTCGGCCCACAGGGTCTGACCAATCAGAAATCGGCTGCTCGCTACGACAGCTTCTCAAAAACCATGATGGCGTCTATCCACGAGAGgcgggagacggaggagagggacAGGATGCTGCGCCTCCAAGCCAGGTCTCAGGCGCTCTACGGCCAGGACATGGGGGTCTATGACATCCCCAGCAGGCGGAGTCTACCACCGGAAAACATCCGGCCTCCAGGCTCCCGGGGGCCGACTCCTCCCGCCTACGGCTCCAGGGAGTTCCTGATGAGCACGGGCATCCTTGGCTACGGCATGAGGACCTCAcccctctccagctcctccacctcctctctgactcgaGGCCCCAAAAcctccagctctcctctgcagagcagcagcagcagcagcctgcagaGCAAAGGCCGGTCGTCCTCCCCGGCCTACTGCCCCCCCGACAGACAGACGCACGGCCTCCCCTCCTCCACGGCCACCCTGCCCCGTTTACCCTCCTCCGCCACCTCCTCCTACGCCTCGTATGCCACCGCGAAGCGATCCTCACTCACATACTCCTCGGAGGGGAAGGACTCGGTCACCCTCGGAGCcctgaaatga
- the LOC133012278 gene encoding beta-3 adrenergic receptor gives MDAEELIESIIRAFMFLAGILGNNWLAISSLPGRKSSIRTNELLFINLAVSNLITNYLVDLPDTIADFAGHWFLGETFCGVFRFCADLSETSSIYTTFFISAYWYQKLVGSLKRGGAPVQLDSLCLVGSLLAGSWTVAVIFSIPHFIFVAVEGANESHEDCVDVFPSALAQQTYEIFYLTLANALPVAGIVFASVRIVITLLQNRRRIEGHSSDPAKDEKKGRENRKDERCVGNDSVPGTSKDLNDSASVNIYNGVPAASCPNGAPPGPSSPSSHSPPVNKDVPRPNQPAKPAAGSGTQVRAAKSVVAVASVFLVCWLTHLLLRITNTIHTSSMVVEVASYIAASYTCIIPYIFLHGVKKLSCSCKR, from the coding sequence ATGGACGCAGAAGAGTTGATCGAGTCCATCATCAGAGCTTTCATGTTCCTAGCAGGGATCCTGGGAAACAACTGGCTGGCAATCAGCTCCCTGCCCGGTCGAAAATCCAGCATTCGCACCAACGAGCTCCTTTTCATCAACCTGGCCGTGTCCAACCTCATCACCAACTACCTGGTGGACCTGCCCGACACCATCGCAGATTTTGCCGGCCACTGGTTCCTCGGGGAAACCTTCTGCGGCGTGTTCCGTTTCTGTGCCGACCTCTCCGAAACCAGCAGCATCTACACCACCTTCTTCATCAGCGCCTACTGGTACCAGAAGCTGGTCGGGTCCCTGAAACGCGGAGGAGCGCCGGTGCAGCTGGACAGCCTGTGTCTGGTGGGAAGTCTGCTGGCCGGGAGCTGGACGGTGGCCGTGATCTTCAGCATCCCACATTTCATCTTTGTCGCAGTCGAGGGAGCAAACGAGAGCCATGAAgactgtgtagatgtcttcccTAGTGCACTTGCCCAGCAGACCTACGAGATCTTTTATTTGACCCTGGCTAATGCTCTCCCCGTGGCCGGGATCGTATTTGCCAGCGTCCGAATCGTCATCACTCTGCTTCAAAACCGGCGACGCATAGAGGGTCATAGCTCTGACCCCGCCAAAGATGAAAAGAAAGGTAGAGAAAACCGAAAGGATGAGAGATGTGTCGGCAACGACTCTGTACCAGGAACCTCAAAGGATCTCAACGATTCTGCGTCAGTCAACATTTACAACGGCGtccctgctgcttcctgtccaAACGGAGCACCACCTGGTCCCAGTTCCCCCAGTTCCCACAGCCCTCCCGTCAACAAGGATGTTCCCAGGCCCAACCAGCCGGCTAAGCCCGCTGCAGGCTCAGGCACTCAGGTGAGGGCCGCCAAGAGCGTGGTGGCGGTGGCCAGCGTGTTCCTGGTCTGCTGGCTGACTCATCTGCTCCTGCGCATCACCAACACCATCCACACGTCCTCCATGGTGGTGGAGGTGGCCAGCTACATCGCAGCCTCCTACACCTGCATCATCCCCTATATATTCCTGCACGGTGTGAAGAAGCTTTCTTGCTCATGTAAAAGGTAA